In a single window of the Anaerotruncus rubiinfantis genome:
- a CDS encoding RNA polymerase sigma factor: protein MTNEKFKELVEENERLVFTICYQLVRDYHEAQNLAQDTFVSAFAHIDNVKEQNLRAWLARIATNKAKDYLKSAYNRRVSLSEDMSEIDMLRSESSPERLYISDEGEGAIRQTILNLKEPYHKVAVLFFLKEQTVDEISEQLDRPKKTVQTQLYRARQMLQKILKEETQI, encoded by the coding sequence ATGACAAACGAAAAATTCAAAGAACTGGTGGAAGAGAACGAGCGTCTTGTGTTTACCATCTGTTATCAGCTGGTACGCGACTATCACGAGGCGCAGAATCTCGCACAGGACACTTTTGTTTCCGCTTTTGCGCACATTGACAACGTGAAGGAACAAAACCTGCGCGCATGGCTTGCGCGTATCGCCACCAACAAAGCGAAGGATTATCTGAAAAGCGCTTACAACCGGCGCGTCAGCCTCAGCGAAGATATGAGCGAAATTGATATGCTCCGTTCGGAAAGCTCACCCGAACGACTATACATATCTGACGAGGGCGAAGGCGCCATCCGGCAGACCATCCTGAACCTCAAGGAGCCTTACCACAAAGTCGCCGTCTTGTTTTTCCTCAAGGAACAGACGGTGGACGAAATCTCCGAACAGCTCGACCGCCCCAAGAAAACTGTGCAGACCCAGCTTTACCGAGCCCGGCAGATGCTTCAAAAAATATTAAAGGAGGAAACGCAGATATGA
- a CDS encoding HAD family hydrolase, whose translation MSKLLALDLDGTTFGEHTVLSERNRGCLVKTRENGTVVCFVTGRKSLRQIGHVADLCDYIVLSNGGTALKMPGKELLYTTLVDPADLEKLVDFCNRERIVLHIMDENYWGVNFFTDQVREQEVRYQNRAVLYRAFQDVPLKAVDGFVANGDWRVLERFIRAEKLNLCCVATAKDMVDIMPAGVNKWQGVQRVAEREEISPHEIIAAGNYYNDLEMIIGAAVGVAVQNAPDDLKAQADYVTRATNREDAVAEIIEKFLL comes from the coding sequence GTGTCGAAGCTTTTGGCATTGGATCTGGATGGAACGACTTTTGGAGAACATACCGTGCTTTCGGAAAGAAATCGTGGCTGCCTTGTAAAAACACGGGAAAATGGGACGGTCGTCTGCTTTGTTACCGGGCGAAAGAGCCTGCGCCAGATTGGCCATGTTGCGGATCTCTGTGATTATATCGTGCTCAGCAACGGCGGAACCGCACTCAAAATGCCTGGGAAAGAACTTCTCTATACGACGCTGGTCGACCCTGCCGACTTGGAAAAACTGGTTGATTTTTGTAATCGTGAGCGGATTGTTTTACATATTATGGATGAAAACTATTGGGGTGTCAACTTTTTTACCGATCAGGTGCGTGAGCAGGAAGTCCGCTACCAGAACCGGGCGGTCCTCTACCGCGCGTTCCAGGATGTCCCGCTCAAGGCGGTGGACGGTTTCGTCGCAAATGGAGATTGGCGTGTGCTGGAACGGTTTATCAGAGCGGAGAAGCTGAATCTCTGCTGTGTTGCGACGGCGAAGGACATGGTCGATATCATGCCTGCCGGGGTCAATAAATGGCAGGGCGTACAGCGTGTGGCTGAGCGTGAGGAAATTTCTCCACACGAGATCATCGCCGCCGGAAACTATTATAACGATCTTGAAATGATCATTGGCGCGGCGGTCGGCGTCGCGGTGCAGAACGCGCCGGACGACCTGAAGGCACAGGCAGATTATGTAACCCGCGCCACCAACCGCGAAGATGCGGTTGCGGAGATCATTGAAAAGTTCCTTCTATAA
- a CDS encoding radical SAM/SPASM domain-containing protein, giving the protein MQKPFRKVYIEITNVCNLNCSFCPGTRREPCFMRPEVFARALGQVRPYTDYIYLHLMGEPLLHPQLIQFLDMAERVGLRVNLTTNGTWIAKAGDSLLLAPALRKVGFSLHSYEANRYDRRLEDYLADIFAFVDRAKERGVICELRLWNQDASDRTGANALNETVVRMVKDRFGTETERCRRGSESLCLQEGVYLEFAPVFDWPDGEAAPGGREVFCLGLRDHIGILADGTVVPCCMDAEGSLALGNILDEPLAEILQKPRARGIYEGFSARTAIEPLCRRCGYARRF; this is encoded by the coding sequence ATGCAAAAGCCGTTTCGCAAAGTGTACATTGAGATCACCAACGTCTGTAATCTGAACTGCTCATTCTGCCCCGGTACCCGCCGGGAACCATGTTTTATGCGGCCGGAGGTCTTTGCGCGGGCGCTGGGGCAGGTACGGCCCTATACAGATTACATCTACCTGCATCTGATGGGGGAGCCGCTGCTGCATCCGCAGCTCATACAGTTTTTGGACATGGCGGAAAGAGTGGGATTGCGGGTAAATCTTACGACCAATGGCACATGGATTGCAAAAGCGGGCGATAGCCTGCTTTTGGCGCCGGCCCTGCGCAAGGTGGGATTTTCGCTGCACAGTTATGAAGCGAACAGGTACGACCGGCGTTTGGAAGACTATCTGGCGGATATTTTTGCGTTTGTGGACCGGGCGAAGGAACGCGGGGTCATCTGTGAGCTGCGTCTGTGGAATCAGGACGCTTCGGACAGGACCGGTGCAAACGCCCTCAATGAAACAGTCGTGCGGATGGTGAAGGATCGATTTGGGACCGAAACAGAGCGCTGCCGCCGCGGCAGTGAGAGCCTGTGCTTGCAGGAGGGTGTCTATCTGGAGTTTGCGCCGGTATTCGACTGGCCGGATGGGGAAGCCGCGCCGGGCGGCAGAGAGGTATTCTGTTTAGGCCTGCGTGACCACATTGGAATTCTGGCGGATGGAACGGTAGTGCCGTGCTGCATGGATGCGGAGGGCTCGCTTGCATTGGGAAATATTTTGGACGAACCGCTTGCGGAAATTCTGCAAAAACCACGTGCGCGCGGGATATATGAGGGCTTTTCGGCGCGCACTGCCATAGAGCCGCTTTGCAGGCGCTGTGGATATGCGCGGCGCTTTTGA